A window from Comamonas odontotermitis encodes these proteins:
- a CDS encoding ABC transporter permease, whose amino-acid sequence MRSLLQNIRELVASRQLIGVMTRREVAARHAGTALGVLWPYLQPLLSVAAYYLVFDIVFSMRLGDGAKTHAVGTFLIVGALPWMAFCDAVARGMGSLLEAGAMLQKNPLPPVLFPVRSVLASSIIFGPLMLLVALCYTPLHHMQWGVLALLPLMAMQLLMTVLLAYALAIFAAALRDTVQVVGFALSVGIYLTPILFPVSMFPAQWRWLLWLNPMASYVQGYQSILLQGQWPDWPVWLGGLVWIALLAVVVNLLVRRSRDQLVDWL is encoded by the coding sequence ATGCGTTCGCTTTTGCAGAATATTCGTGAGTTGGTCGCCAGCCGCCAGTTGATTGGTGTGATGACGCGGCGAGAGGTTGCGGCCCGCCACGCGGGAACAGCTCTTGGGGTTCTGTGGCCCTATCTGCAGCCGCTGCTGTCGGTGGCTGCCTATTACCTGGTATTTGACATCGTGTTCTCCATGCGTCTTGGCGATGGAGCCAAAACCCATGCCGTGGGAACATTCCTGATTGTCGGGGCTTTGCCCTGGATGGCCTTTTGCGATGCTGTGGCGCGTGGAATGGGCAGCCTTCTGGAGGCGGGCGCCATGCTGCAGAAGAATCCGTTGCCACCGGTTCTCTTTCCTGTGCGGTCGGTGCTGGCCAGTTCCATCATCTTCGGGCCATTGATGCTGCTGGTCGCGCTTTGCTATACGCCGCTGCACCACATGCAGTGGGGTGTGCTGGCCCTGCTGCCGCTGATGGCAATGCAGCTGCTGATGACGGTGCTGCTCGCCTACGCCCTGGCGATTTTTGCTGCAGCCTTGCGCGATACCGTGCAGGTGGTGGGTTTTGCGCTGTCGGTAGGCATCTATCTGACACCGATTCTGTTTCCCGTTTCCATGTTCCCAGCGCAGTGGCGCTGGCTGTTGTGGCTCAATCCCATGGCTTCATACGTGCAAGGGTACCAGTCGATCCTGCTGCAGGGCCAATGGCCGGATTGGCCTGTATGGCTGGGCGGGCTGGTATGGATCGCGCTCCTTGCCGTGGTCGTGAATCTGCTGGTGCGCAGAAGCCGGGATCAGCTGGTGGATTGGTTATGA
- a CDS encoding class I SAM-dependent methyltransferase: MTTTTSPSASTGQHLLEQARQLLAAGDPVAASPLLLSARAEKDTMLAAHALIEQHGLSGSFRNMTGLDCTISGSDDIFGFFAGHPSSINPLRDYFADGWRTLAELMTVMERVGQPLVQSQHFLEFASGHGRFTRHLVKLLGADKVTVSDVVPDAVEFATRTFGVDGFLSASVPEDLAAPRSYDTVFVLSLFSHLPRSTWARWLKALYEVVAPGGVLVFSTHGIKAANFDRVPLDDEGFFFASSSESHAIDANEYGTAFTTEAFVRARIAETVGADKLEYFAPVQFWNHQDVYVLRKPL; the protein is encoded by the coding sequence ATGACGACCACCACATCCCCCTCTGCCAGCACCGGGCAGCACCTGCTGGAGCAAGCCCGGCAATTGCTGGCGGCTGGCGATCCCGTAGCGGCTTCACCTCTGCTGCTGAGCGCGCGGGCCGAAAAAGACACCATGCTTGCAGCGCATGCGCTGATCGAGCAGCATGGTCTGAGCGGATCGTTCCGCAACATGACGGGCCTGGACTGCACCATTTCGGGTTCGGACGATATTTTCGGCTTCTTTGCCGGACACCCGAGCAGCATCAACCCGCTGCGCGATTACTTTGCCGACGGCTGGCGCACCCTGGCCGAGCTGATGACCGTGATGGAGCGTGTGGGCCAACCCCTGGTGCAAAGCCAGCACTTTCTGGAGTTTGCGAGCGGCCACGGCCGTTTTACCCGCCATCTGGTCAAGCTGCTGGGGGCCGACAAGGTGACGGTATCTGATGTGGTGCCGGATGCCGTGGAGTTTGCAACCCGTACCTTTGGCGTAGACGGCTTTCTGTCTGCCAGCGTTCCCGAAGACCTCGCGGCTCCGCGCAGCTATGACACGGTGTTCGTTCTCTCGCTGTTCAGCCACCTGCCGCGCAGCACCTGGGCGCGCTGGCTGAAGGCCTTGTACGAGGTCGTCGCCCCCGGCGGCGTGCTGGTGTTCAGCACCCACGGCATCAAGGCCGCTAATTTTGACCGCGTGCCTCTCGATGACGAGGGCTTTTTCTTTGCATCGTCCAGCGAATCGCATGCGATCGATGCCAACGAATATGGCACCGCCTTCACGACCGAGGCCTTTGTGCGCGCCCGCATTGCAGAGACCGTGGGCGCCGACAAGCTCGAATACTTCGCACCCGTGCAGTTCTGGAACCACCAGGACGTGTACGTGCTGCGCAAACCGCTATGA
- a CDS encoding glycosyltransferase family 2 protein, whose translation MSSPLSTLRRLPHKLRQLGRSLYLLAADPRQLGSNSRKLWRAWRAGGTQMLKHQLLSLGHPDAPTVPVAPTDAWQDYQQRLNEDVLPVLRAEVAAMAQPVTISILVPTYNTDPAMLTAMVESVRSQIYPHWELCIADDASPKPHVRQMLQELATQEPRIKLHLGETNRGVSHATNQALALASSPFVVLLDHDDLLQPQAIYRVAQCVLADDPDMLYSDEVLVSPDGSQVLQYFHRPAFSPEYLRSHPYIVHMVGFRTALLRQLGGFDEALTISQDYDLILRVSEAASRIAHIPEILYQWRTHTGSAGHEKMAQVMATSTAVLQRHLDRTGQQATSAPGVSFNFFETRHRIAADQRVAIIIPTKNYGHLVRQCVDSIRATTKQVQYDLIVIDHESTDANSLDYFAQIAQDGTATVLRYKGPFNFSAINNWAVHQLTRSYTHYLFCNNDIEALHEGWLEQMLSQCQDPSVGMVGAQLLYPDRTSIQHAGVCVGAFGIAEHYGKFLKLPPDRVDIAFMGRLVCTHEVSAVTAACLLMRKEAFDAIDGYDEKLAVGFGDVDLCLRTLQLGWRVLYCPQATLIHHESITRGKAEGYDPHPEDSALFASRWRDFLDAGDPYHHPAFEVRHTCWLVRTPMRCEPSINRRLFNRSGLGQRMQHLGYSLSESTSTTEAT comes from the coding sequence TTGTCTTCTCCACTTTCCACCTTGCGCAGGCTGCCCCACAAGCTGCGCCAACTTGGCCGCAGCCTGTACCTGCTGGCCGCCGATCCACGCCAGTTGGGCAGCAACAGCCGCAAGCTGTGGCGCGCCTGGCGCGCTGGCGGCACGCAGATGCTCAAGCACCAATTGCTGTCGCTGGGCCACCCGGATGCGCCCACCGTCCCCGTGGCACCCACCGACGCCTGGCAGGATTACCAGCAGCGACTGAATGAAGACGTGCTGCCCGTGCTGCGCGCCGAGGTTGCGGCCATGGCGCAGCCGGTCACCATCTCCATCCTGGTGCCCACCTACAACACCGATCCCGCCATGCTGACTGCCATGGTGGAGTCGGTACGCAGCCAGATCTACCCGCACTGGGAGCTGTGCATTGCCGATGACGCATCGCCCAAGCCGCATGTGCGCCAGATGCTGCAGGAGCTGGCCACGCAGGAGCCGCGCATCAAACTGCACCTGGGAGAGACCAACCGCGGCGTCTCGCACGCCACCAACCAGGCGCTGGCGCTGGCCAGCTCGCCATTCGTCGTGCTGCTCGACCATGACGATCTGCTCCAGCCCCAGGCCATCTACCGGGTGGCGCAGTGCGTGCTGGCAGACGATCCGGACATGCTGTATTCGGACGAAGTGCTGGTCAGCCCCGATGGCAGCCAGGTGCTGCAGTACTTTCACCGCCCGGCCTTTTCGCCCGAGTACCTGCGCAGCCACCCCTATATCGTGCACATGGTGGGCTTTCGTACCGCCTTGCTGCGCCAGTTGGGCGGCTTTGATGAAGCCCTGACGATTTCGCAGGATTACGACCTGATCCTGCGCGTGAGCGAAGCCGCCAGCCGCATCGCCCACATCCCCGAAATCCTGTACCAGTGGCGCACCCACACCGGGTCTGCCGGGCATGAAAAGATGGCGCAGGTGATGGCCACCTCCACCGCCGTGCTGCAGCGCCACCTGGACCGCACCGGCCAGCAGGCCACCTCGGCTCCCGGCGTGTCGTTCAATTTCTTCGAAACCCGCCACCGGATTGCGGCAGACCAGCGCGTTGCCATCATCATTCCCACCAAGAATTACGGCCATCTGGTCCGCCAGTGTGTGGACAGCATCCGCGCCACCACCAAGCAGGTCCAGTACGACCTGATCGTCATCGACCACGAGTCAACCGACGCCAACAGCCTCGATTACTTTGCGCAGATCGCCCAGGACGGCACGGCCACGGTGCTGCGCTACAAAGGGCCGTTCAACTTCTCGGCGATCAACAACTGGGCGGTGCACCAGCTCACGCGCAGCTATACGCACTACCTGTTCTGCAACAACGACATCGAGGCCCTGCACGAGGGCTGGCTGGAGCAGATGCTGTCCCAGTGCCAGGACCCGAGTGTGGGCATGGTGGGCGCCCAGCTTCTCTACCCCGACCGTACCTCCATCCAGCACGCAGGCGTCTGCGTGGGCGCTTTCGGCATCGCCGAGCACTACGGCAAGTTCCTCAAGCTGCCGCCGGACCGCGTGGACATCGCCTTCATGGGCCGCCTGGTCTGCACGCACGAGGTATCGGCCGTCACCGCAGCCTGCCTGCTGATGCGCAAGGAAGCCTTTGATGCCATCGACGGCTACGATGAAAAGCTGGCAGTGGGCTTTGGCGATGTGGACCTGTGCCTGCGCACCCTGCAGCTGGGCTGGCGCGTGCTTTACTGCCCGCAGGCCACGCTGATCCACCATGAATCCATCACCCGCGGCAAGGCCGAAGGCTACGACCCCCACCCCGAGGATTCGGCCTTGTTCGCCAGCCGCTGGCGCGATTTTCTCGACGCAGGCGACCCCTACCACCACCCCGCATTCGAGGTACGCCATACCTGCTGGCTGGTACGCACACCCATGCGCTGCGAGCCATCGATCAACCGCCGCCTCTTCAACCGCAGCGGCCTGGGCCAGCGCATGCAGCATCTGGGCTACAGCTTGAGCGAATCAACATCCACCACTGAAGCGACCTGA
- a CDS encoding ABC transporter ATP-binding protein, which yields MTTKETAAQPVLVIKNLGKEYKLYDSPRQRVKALLTGRATHRSHWALRDVSFTLQRGQCIGVIGDNGAGKSSLLKLLAGTMQPSTGTIERTGRITAILELGAGFHGDFTGRENLYFAGSLIGINQQEMRQLEPEIIAFSELHDAIDRPVKTYSSGMNVRLAFALVTAVQPDVLIVDEALAVGDQSFQKKCIERILDFRKKGCTILFCSHSPYHIRHLCDAALWLEKGQVQMFGETEAALAAYDVRTRQLKEEKDRLQWGDDAPAGVADLGLPPMDQTAESPDTGIPEGLAKEAEPYVVQRPNAPQAEETGNACLLSVEIANLSGDQPPVLQGNDLVVTIRARGNGAECPHIGFMIEQNKGVGIACLATHEDGARPVLQPDGTWQSVLTFPDLPLHSGDYVVSAFLFDGSGLAVYDQWFQYTVFRFIYPKPLPGLVRLPHEWS from the coding sequence ATGACAACAAAAGAGACGGCAGCCCAGCCTGTACTGGTGATCAAGAACCTGGGCAAGGAATACAAGCTCTATGACTCGCCGCGGCAGCGCGTGAAGGCATTGCTGACGGGGCGGGCCACCCATCGCAGCCACTGGGCTCTGCGCGATGTGAGCTTTACTTTGCAGCGTGGCCAATGCATTGGCGTGATTGGCGACAATGGCGCAGGCAAGAGCTCGCTGCTGAAGCTGCTTGCCGGCACGATGCAGCCCTCTACCGGCACCATTGAGCGCACAGGGCGGATTACCGCGATTCTGGAGCTGGGTGCGGGGTTCCACGGCGATTTCACCGGGCGTGAGAATCTGTACTTTGCCGGTAGCTTGATTGGCATCAATCAGCAAGAGATGCGCCAGCTGGAGCCGGAGATCATCGCTTTCTCCGAGCTGCACGATGCCATCGACCGGCCGGTGAAGACCTATTCCTCCGGGATGAATGTGCGCCTCGCGTTCGCACTGGTGACCGCCGTGCAGCCGGATGTGCTGATTGTCGACGAGGCGCTGGCCGTGGGTGACCAGAGCTTTCAGAAAAAGTGCATCGAGCGGATTCTCGACTTCCGCAAGAAGGGATGCACGATCCTGTTCTGTTCCCACAGCCCCTACCATATCCGCCATCTGTGCGATGCTGCCCTGTGGCTGGAAAAGGGCCAGGTGCAGATGTTCGGTGAAACCGAGGCGGCACTTGCTGCCTACGATGTGCGCACCCGCCAGCTAAAGGAAGAAAAGGACCGGCTGCAATGGGGTGACGATGCGCCCGCAGGCGTTGCAGATCTTGGCTTGCCGCCCATGGACCAGACTGCCGAGTCGCCGGATACCGGCATCCCCGAGGGCCTCGCCAAGGAGGCAGAGCCATACGTCGTTCAGCGGCCCAATGCACCGCAGGCAGAAGAAACAGGCAATGCCTGCCTGCTGTCCGTCGAGATCGCCAACCTGAGTGGCGATCAGCCTCCGGTGCTGCAGGGCAATGACTTGGTTGTCACCATCCGTGCGCGTGGCAACGGGGCGGAGTGTCCCCACATTGGGTTCATGATCGAGCAGAACAAGGGCGTGGGCATTGCCTGCCTGGCTACCCATGAAGACGGCGCGCGGCCGGTGTTGCAGCCTGATGGCACCTGGCAATCGGTCCTCACCTTCCCCGATCTGCCGCTGCACAGTGGCGACTATGTGGTGAGCGCGTTCCTGTTCGACGGGTCCGGTCTCGCCGTGTATGACCAATGGTTCCAGTACACGGTGTTTCGCTTCATCTACCCCAAGCCGCTTCCCGGACTGGTACGATTGCCGCACGAATGGAGCTGA
- a CDS encoding class I SAM-dependent methyltransferase, with amino-acid sequence MRRLAQLHERRFGLPAYNDGLITDEWFRSHFHYAADVVQQWLGGVLDLRTSRLLQFGCGDGITDLALVLRHGADAIHGIDVRQEYTKLPRIAHEQLGMQAIPKALSFQTIAPGAPLAGQAPLYDGIMSWSTFEHVQRDQLLPILKDLRACLKPGGYFFLQIEPLFYSAYGSHLRRYDEIPWHHLQVDEEVLWQVIEAYNGQLSPDEVDFGFADFGPAGYKRFVFKEYQELNRLTADELVAIAVDAGFGVAREERRHYEPAPVPEALLQHYPREVLTNNEIFLLLQRPV; translated from the coding sequence ATGCGCCGGCTGGCCCAGCTGCACGAGCGGCGGTTTGGCCTGCCTGCCTACAACGATGGCCTCATCACCGATGAATGGTTTCGTTCCCACTTCCACTACGCGGCCGATGTGGTGCAGCAGTGGCTGGGGGGCGTGCTGGATCTGAGAACTTCTCGGCTGCTGCAGTTTGGCTGCGGAGACGGCATCACCGATCTCGCGCTGGTGCTTCGGCACGGTGCCGATGCCATTCATGGCATTGATGTGAGGCAGGAATACACCAAGCTGCCGCGCATTGCGCATGAGCAGTTGGGCATGCAAGCCATCCCCAAGGCACTGAGCTTTCAGACCATCGCGCCTGGCGCGCCGCTGGCCGGGCAGGCGCCCCTGTACGACGGCATCATGAGCTGGTCCACATTCGAGCACGTGCAGCGCGACCAGTTGCTGCCCATCCTGAAGGATCTGCGTGCCTGCCTCAAGCCCGGCGGCTACTTCTTCCTGCAGATCGAGCCGCTGTTTTACTCGGCCTATGGCTCGCACCTGCGCCGCTATGACGAAATCCCCTGGCACCACCTGCAGGTGGATGAAGAGGTGCTGTGGCAGGTGATTGAAGCCTATAACGGCCAGCTCAGCCCGGATGAAGTTGATTTTGGTTTTGCCGATTTTGGCCCGGCCGGCTACAAGCGCTTCGTGTTCAAGGAATACCAGGAGCTCAACCGCCTAACGGCCGATGAGCTGGTGGCGATTGCGGTGGATGCCGGTTTTGGCGTGGCGCGTGAGGAGCGCCGCCACTATGAGCCAGCTCCGGTGCCGGAGGCGCTGCTGCAGCACTACCCGCGAGAAGTTCTGACCAACAACGAAATCTTTCTGCTGCTGCAAAGGCCCGTTTGA
- a CDS encoding peptidylprolyl isomerase, with translation MRNWLKSVGMVVALGGMSVAAVAQGSSNAVLLQGPSTAVYESDVLNDAKRMPEEMRSSFLAKPESVAQMVEALYVRRAIAETARSSGLANQPEIAAAIKIATDKVLSDAYLQKFNAEHKPDTKLAEAQAKAAYAAKKETFKAPEQVHIAHILVMNQDDDAAAKAKAEKLLAEAQAGADFAQLAKDNSSDASSAVKGGDLGMVSHGRMVPEFEAAAFALDKPNQLSPVIKSQFGYHIIKLFEKKPARTMSFDEVRPDLEKQYVQQSLQTARQAEVEKVLKAATWDKANMEAFSARFANKK, from the coding sequence ATGCGTAATTGGTTGAAGTCGGTAGGTATGGTTGTGGCATTGGGAGGCATGAGTGTTGCAGCCGTTGCCCAGGGCAGCAGCAACGCCGTATTGTTGCAAGGACCATCCACTGCGGTGTATGAAAGCGATGTGCTCAATGATGCCAAGCGCATGCCGGAAGAGATGCGAAGCAGCTTTTTGGCCAAGCCGGAAAGCGTAGCGCAGATGGTGGAGGCACTGTATGTGCGCAGGGCGATTGCGGAAACCGCTCGCTCCAGTGGTCTGGCAAACCAGCCGGAAATTGCCGCCGCGATCAAGATTGCGACCGACAAGGTGCTGTCGGATGCTTATCTGCAAAAGTTCAATGCCGAACACAAGCCTGATACCAAATTGGCTGAGGCACAGGCGAAAGCGGCGTATGCAGCCAAGAAGGAAACTTTCAAGGCTCCGGAGCAGGTGCATATTGCACATATTCTGGTGATGAACCAGGACGATGATGCTGCAGCGAAAGCAAAGGCCGAAAAGCTGCTGGCAGAGGCGCAGGCGGGCGCAGACTTCGCGCAGTTGGCCAAGGACAATTCTTCCGATGCTTCCAGCGCAGTCAAGGGCGGTGACCTGGGTATGGTTTCACATGGCAGAATGGTGCCTGAATTCGAGGCCGCAGCCTTTGCTCTGGACAAGCCTAATCAGCTGAGCCCGGTCATCAAGAGCCAGTTCGGCTACCACATCATCAAGCTGTTCGAGAAGAAGCCCGCTCGCACCATGTCCTTTGACGAAGTGCGCCCGGATCTGGAGAAGCAGTATGTGCAGCAGTCCCTGCAGACCGCGCGCCAGGCTGAGGTGGAAAAGGTGTTGAAGGCCGCTACCTGGGACAAGGCCAATATGGAAGCATTTTCTGCCCGTTTTGCCAACAAGAAATAA